A single window of bacterium DNA harbors:
- a CDS encoding glycine zipper domain-containing protein, whose product MKTKTLFLLFLAMALVIAGCASMGPKTKTGAVIGGVIGAVAGGVIGHQSGHGLGGAGIGAVVGALGGGLFGNAIDQKDKEATAVNPSHIPLTKIAEMASQATPDAVIISEIDRTRSVYNLNSEIITYLKQNKVSDKVIDHMMATAK is encoded by the coding sequence ATGAAAACGAAAACGTTATTCTTGTTATTCTTAGCTATGGCGTTAGTCATTGCCGGTTGTGCCTCTATGGGTCCGAAAACAAAGACCGGAGCGGTTATCGGAGGCGTGATTGGCGCAGTGGCAGGAGGAGTCATCGGCCATCAAAGCGGACATGGCTTAGGAGGGGCCGGTATTGGCGCAGTAGTAGGCGCGCTTGGCGGTGGTTTGTTCGGTAACGCAATAGACCAGAAGGATAAAGAGGCTACGGCAGTTAATCCTAGCCATATCCCTCTTACCAAGATTGCCGAGATGGCTTCCCAAGCTACACCTGATGCCGTGATAATCAGCGAGATTGATAGAACCCGATCCGTGTATAATCTTAACTCAGAGATAATCACTTACTTAAAACAGAATAAAGTAAGCGATAAAGTCATTGACCACATGATGGCTACAGCCAAATAG
- the ligA gene encoding NAD-dependent DNA ligase LigA, producing MLKLKSMDKKDVKERIEQLKKTINYHRYLYHVLDKQEISDAALDSLKKELFDLEQQYPDLITPDSPTQRIEGKPLKEFKKVRHETPMLSFNDAFSEQDMKDWLERLENYLGAKISVNQRKSALFYCELKIDGLAIELIYENGIFIQGATRGDGLVGEDVTQNLKTIEAIPLKLSPYWRSAAGGEIKNKELKIPPYLVVRGEVFITKKEFEKTNKEQLKKGLAEFANPRNMAAGSIRQLDSKITAGRHLDSYIYDIVTDLGPAFADASAGKLQTHEEKHQILKSLGFKTNPDTKPVNSLEEIFSFREHWGEKENRDRLSFEIDGIVVIVNDNKIFETAGVIGKAPRAAIAYKFSPKEAETIIEGIKVQIGRTGVLTPVAILKPVEVGGTTISHSTLHNFDEIERLGVKIGDTVIISRAGDVIPKVIKVLKELRTGKEKEIKIPAYCPADGSKIIKDGVVYRCSNPRCGGRNQRSLKHFVSRAAFNIQGLGPKIINRFLDEGLISDAADIFQLKEGDISVLERFGEKSAENIIYETKSHRIISLPRFIYALGILHVGEETALLLAKKISSIKPQTSKPTQISSILKNISLEKLQEISDVGPKVAQSIFDWFRNEKNIKFLAKLEEVGVNIEALKLEPKSYKLKDKSFVLTGTLETMSREQAKGKIRLLGGEISESVSKNTDYLVAGAEPGSKLEKAKKLGVKIIEEKELLEMLK from the coding sequence ATGTTAAAATTAAAAAGTATGGATAAAAAAGATGTCAAAGAACGCATTGAACAACTTAAAAAAACGATTAATTATCACCGCTATCTTTATCATGTTTTGGACAAACAGGAAATTTCCGATGCGGCTTTGGATTCTTTGAAAAAAGAACTTTTTGATTTGGAACAGCAATATCCCGATTTAATCACTCCGGATTCGCCCACTCAAAGAATAGAAGGGAAACCTCTTAAAGAATTTAAAAAAGTTCGGCATGAAACGCCGATGCTTTCTTTTAATGACGCTTTCTCAGAACAGGATATGAAAGATTGGCTAGAGCGGCTAGAAAATTATTTGGGAGCAAAAATCAGCGTAAATCAGCGTAAATCAGCGTTATTTTATTGCGAACTGAAAATTGACGGCTTAGCTATTGAATTAATTTATGAAAACGGGATTTTTATCCAAGGCGCTACCCGCGGCGATGGTCTTGTCGGCGAAGATGTAACTCAAAATCTGAAAACCATTGAAGCTATACCGCTGAAATTATCTCCCTACTGGAGATCCGCCGCAGGTGGAGAAATTAAAAATAAAGAATTAAAAATTCCTCCATATTTAGTTGTAAGAGGGGAGGTTTTTATCACAAAAAAAGAATTTGAGAAAACAAACAAAGAGCAACTCAAAAAAGGATTAGCCGAATTCGCCAACCCCCGGAATATGGCCGCCGGCTCAATCCGCCAACTGGATTCTAAAATTACTGCCGGCCGCCACCTTGATTCCTATATTTATGATATTGTCACCGATTTGGGTCCCGCCTTCGCCGATGCTTCGGCGGGTAAACTCCAAACCCACGAAGAGAAACATCAAATCTTAAAATCGCTGGGTTTCAAAACTAATCCCGACACTAAACCCGTGAATAGTTTGGAGGAAATTTTTTCTTTCAGGGAACATTGGGGCGAAAAAGAAAATCGCGATCGATTATCTTTTGAAATTGACGGGATTGTCGTTATTGTTAATGACAATAAAATTTTTGAAACAGCTGGAGTTATCGGGAAAGCGCCTCGGGCCGCTATCGCTTACAAATTTTCTCCCAAAGAAGCTGAGACAATTATTGAAGGCATTAAAGTGCAGATTGGCAGAACCGGCGTTTTAACTCCAGTGGCTATTTTAAAACCGGTTGAGGTTGGGGGGACTACTATTTCTCATTCCACTCTTCATAATTTTGACGAAATTGAAAGATTGGGAGTGAAAATCGGCGATACGGTAATTATTAGCCGAGCCGGAGATGTTATCCCTAAAGTCATTAAAGTTTTAAAAGAATTGAGAACCGGCAAAGAAAAAGAAATCAAAATTCCGGCTTATTGCCCGGCTGATGGTTCTAAAATTATTAAAGACGGCGTGGTTTATCGTTGCAGCAATCCAAGATGCGGCGGCCGTAATCAAAGATCTTTGAAACATTTTGTTTCCAGAGCCGCTTTTAATATTCAAGGTTTGGGACCAAAAATAATCAATAGATTTTTAGACGAAGGTTTAATCAGCGATGCCGCGGACATTTTCCAGTTAAAAGAAGGCGATATCTCGGTTTTGGAACGTTTCGGCGAAAAATCCGCTGAAAACATAATCTACGAGACTAAGTCTCATAGGATTATCAGTTTGCCGAGATTTATTTATGCCCTGGGAATTTTACACGTGGGCGAAGAAACAGCTTTGCTTTTGGCAAAAAAAATATCAAGTATCAAACCTCAGACATCAAAACCGACTCAAATATCAAGCATTTTAAAAAATATTTCCCTGGAGAAACTTCAGGAAATTTCGGATGTCGGGCCGAAAGTAGCTCAAAGTATTTTTGATTGGTTTCGTAATGAAAAAAATATAAAATTTTTGGCGAAGCTGGAAGAAGTCGGCGTAAATATTGAAGCGCTAAAGTTAGAACCAAAAAGTTACAAACTCAAAGACAAAAGTTTCGTCTTAACCGGCACTTTGGAAACGATGTCCCGCGAACAAGCCAAGGGGAAAATTCGTTTGCTTGGCGG